One stretch of Gavia stellata isolate bGavSte3 chromosome 25, bGavSte3.hap2, whole genome shotgun sequence DNA includes these proteins:
- the SDF2 gene encoding stromal cell-derived factor 2: protein MGTGTGIGVVVAGRRVPVLVPVLVLALGAAVRGGPGPVTCGSVVKLLNVRHNVRLHSHDVRYGSGSGQQSVTGVSAADDGNSYWRVRGRTAAVCERGTPVRCGQAIRLTHLGTGRNLHSHRFASPLSGNQEVSAFGEDGEGDYLDDWTVVCSGTYWARDGEVRFQHASTDVFLSVTGEQYGRPIHGQKEVHGMAASSQNNYWKVMEGIFMQPSEVFKAELYHAEL from the exons atggggacggggacggggataggggtggtggtggcggggCGGCGGGTGCCGGTGCTGGTGCCCGTGCTGGTACTGGCGCTGGGCGCGGCGGtgcgcggcggccccgggcccgtCACCTGCGGCTCCGTGGTGAAGCTGCTCAACGTGCGGCACAACGTCCGCCTGCACTCGCACGACGTGCGCTACGGCTCCG GCAGCGGGCAGCAGTCGGTGACCGGGGTGTCGGCGGCGGATGACGGGAACAGCTACTGGCGGGTGCGGGGCCGCACGGCGGCCGTCTGCGAGCGGGGTACGCCGGTGCGGTGCGGACAGGCCATCCGCCTCACCCACCTGGGCACCGGCCGCAACCTCCACAGCCACCGTTTCGCCTCCCCGCTCTCCGGGAACCAG GAGGTGAGTGCTTTTGGGGAGGACGGCGAGGGCGACTACCTGGACGACTGGACGGTGGTCTGCAGCGGGACCTACTGGGCGCGGGACGGCGAGGTGCGCTTCCAGCACGCCTCCACCGACGTCTTCCTCTCGGTGACGGGGGAGCAGTACGGGCGGCCCATCCACGGGCAGAAGGAGGTGCACGGCATGGCTGCCTCCAGCCAGAATAACTACTGGAAGGTGATGGAGGGCATCTTCATGCAGCCCAGCGAGGTCTTCAAAGCAGAGCTTTACCATGCTGAGTTGTGA